One Glutamicibacter mishrai genomic window carries:
- a CDS encoding D-2-hydroxyacid dehydrogenase, which produces MTPNTERLRVGIAVDVPAADLELMQELEPRLDFVYEPGLYRPQRWQGDWEGDPQFTRTAEQAKRYDEIVTSSQALFGIPDVNPQLLKKTVEQNQDLIWVHTTAAGGGAQVKAAGLSSEELDRVTFTTSAGVHGSTLAEFALFGVLAGAKNLRKLEADQANKYWPSERWGMRHLDEMTILVVGLGGIGTAVAERFKACGSTVWGTSRSSKPVEGVDRLIDPAKIAEVAGEVDAIVATLPGTKSTEGLLGSDVFEAVKDGTIFVNVGRGTVVDESALIPALEAGRIGFAALDVVAQEPLDPNSVLWEHPNVLISPHTAALSTQETTRIARLFAYNATRILDGQAVRNKVDTVEFY; this is translated from the coding sequence ATGACGCCTAATACAGAACGCCTGCGCGTGGGAATCGCCGTAGATGTCCCCGCAGCAGATCTTGAACTAATGCAGGAACTCGAACCTCGCCTGGACTTTGTCTATGAACCAGGACTCTACCGGCCACAGCGCTGGCAAGGAGACTGGGAAGGGGATCCCCAGTTCACCCGCACTGCGGAACAAGCTAAGCGTTATGACGAAATCGTCACCTCCTCGCAAGCGCTTTTCGGCATCCCGGACGTCAACCCGCAGCTGCTGAAGAAAACCGTCGAGCAGAACCAGGACCTTATCTGGGTTCACACCACCGCCGCTGGCGGCGGCGCGCAGGTGAAAGCTGCAGGCCTGAGCTCCGAAGAGCTGGATCGAGTCACCTTCACTACCAGTGCTGGCGTGCACGGATCCACCTTGGCGGAGTTCGCGCTCTTTGGCGTGCTTGCCGGAGCGAAGAATCTTCGCAAGCTGGAGGCCGACCAGGCGAACAAGTACTGGCCTTCCGAGCGCTGGGGCATGCGCCACCTGGATGAGATGACCATCCTGGTGGTCGGCTTGGGCGGAATCGGCACCGCGGTGGCCGAACGCTTCAAAGCCTGCGGCTCGACCGTCTGGGGAACGTCGCGCAGCAGCAAGCCGGTAGAAGGTGTGGATCGCCTCATTGATCCGGCCAAGATCGCCGAAGTTGCCGGCGAGGTTGATGCCATCGTGGCTACGCTCCCGGGGACCAAGAGCACCGAAGGCTTGCTCGGCTCTGATGTGTTCGAAGCGGTCAAGGATGGAACCATCTTCGTGAACGTGGGACGCGGAACCGTGGTTGATGAGTCGGCACTGATTCCTGCTCTGGAGGCTGGCCGCATTGGCTTCGCCGCGCTGGATGTCGTGGCCCAGGAACCCCTGGATCCCAACAGCGTGTTGTGGGAACACCCGAACGTTCTGATTAGCCCGCATACCGCTGCGCTCAGCACCCAGGAAACCACTCGCATCGCTCGGCTCTTCGCCTACAACGCAACGCGAATATTGGATGGCCAGGCTGTGCGGAACAAGGTCGACACCGTAGAGTTTTACTAA
- a CDS encoding GNAT family N-acetyltransferase has protein sequence MHIRPEVFDDRAAVYAVTHAAFAGIDPMVEPEEVGLLQNLFDCEEYDSRFSLVALDDSVVIGHVIATWGRIGGEPMLGLGPLAVAPEYQHRGVGSILMQSIHDQAEAELLSGIVLLGAPGYYRRFGYEPAHARGITPSDASWGEHFMVRVFDESRLPRGDFQYAKPFGV, from the coding sequence ATGCATATCCGTCCTGAAGTCTTTGATGACCGTGCAGCGGTGTATGCAGTAACGCATGCAGCCTTTGCCGGAATTGACCCCATGGTTGAGCCTGAAGAAGTCGGGTTGCTTCAGAATCTGTTCGACTGCGAAGAGTATGACTCACGCTTCTCACTCGTGGCGCTCGACGATTCAGTAGTCATTGGCCACGTCATTGCTACGTGGGGAAGGATCGGTGGCGAGCCAATGCTGGGGCTTGGGCCGCTGGCCGTAGCGCCGGAATACCAGCACCGAGGCGTCGGTTCGATTTTGATGCAGAGCATCCATGATCAGGCCGAAGCTGAATTGCTGAGTGGAATCGTGTTGCTCGGCGCACCGGGGTACTACCGCCGTTTTGGCTACGAGCCGGCGCACGCTCGCGGGATCACGCCCAGCGATGCAAGCTGGGGAGAGCACTTCATGGTGCGCGTCTTCGATGAATCAAGACTTCCGCGAGGCGACTTCCAATACGCCAAGCCATTCGGTGTTTGA
- a CDS encoding SRPBCC domain-containing protein, producing MSSNAELEQLSFTVSGFISKAVSQVYEAVADPAQLSSYFTTGGAQGRLEAGTTVTWDFHDFPGAFPVKVLEAEFPKKIVLQWGAEHATADDAMNTVTFEFTSVDDSTRTKVDITESAWQANSAGAQAAFGNCMGWTGMMAAMKTWLEYGINLREGFYK from the coding sequence ATGTCATCAAATGCAGAGCTAGAACAACTGTCCTTCACCGTTTCCGGGTTTATCTCCAAAGCGGTGTCCCAGGTATATGAGGCCGTGGCCGATCCGGCCCAACTATCGAGTTACTTCACTACCGGTGGGGCGCAGGGGCGGCTTGAAGCGGGAACGACGGTTACGTGGGACTTCCATGATTTCCCCGGAGCCTTCCCGGTCAAGGTGCTGGAGGCGGAATTCCCCAAAAAGATCGTCTTGCAGTGGGGTGCGGAGCACGCCACAGCAGATGACGCAATGAATACCGTGACCTTCGAATTCACCTCGGTGGATGACAGCACCAGAACAAAAGTCGACATCACCGAAAGCGCCTGGCAGGCCAATTCCGCCGGCGCTCAGGCGGCCTTCGGCAATTGCATGGGCTGGACCGGCATGATGGCCGCTATGAAGACCTGGCTGGAATATGGGATCAATCTCCGAGAAGGCTTCTATAAGTAA
- the nadC gene encoding carboxylating nicotinate-nucleotide diphosphorylase encodes MAFAEDHPRGDLTADTIVPADAQATAVVNAREPGVLSGGTVFARAMTMLNENIKVTQLVADGEKFAAGKELLTVQGPAASVLSAERVALNLLQRMSAIATATRELVDLVAHTNARIADTRKTTPGLRVLERYAVRCGGGVNHRDNLSEAFMAKDNHLALLGEGEELTRALKAVRARLGHTTAMEVEVDRIEQIPAVLDAKVDIIMLDNFDLADIPAAIKLIDGRAIIEASGTVSAATVGPIAQTGVDIISSGAITHSVRAIDLGLDMVIA; translated from the coding sequence ATGGCCTTCGCCGAGGACCATCCACGCGGGGATCTGACCGCTGACACCATCGTTCCAGCAGACGCCCAGGCAACCGCAGTGGTCAACGCCCGGGAGCCCGGCGTGCTTTCAGGCGGCACCGTCTTTGCCCGGGCCATGACGATGCTGAACGAAAATATCAAGGTCACCCAGCTCGTCGCCGATGGCGAGAAGTTCGCGGCCGGCAAGGAACTGCTCACCGTCCAGGGTCCCGCCGCCTCGGTGCTCAGCGCCGAGCGGGTTGCGTTGAACCTGCTGCAGCGGATGAGCGCCATCGCCACGGCCACCCGCGAACTGGTTGATCTTGTGGCGCATACCAACGCGCGCATTGCCGATACCCGGAAAACAACGCCCGGCCTTCGCGTCTTGGAACGCTATGCGGTGCGCTGCGGCGGGGGAGTGAACCACCGGGATAATCTCTCCGAGGCATTCATGGCCAAGGATAACCACCTTGCCTTGCTCGGGGAGGGGGAAGAACTCACCCGTGCTCTGAAAGCCGTGCGGGCCAGGCTAGGCCACACCACCGCCATGGAAGTCGAAGTGGACCGCATCGAACAGATCCCCGCAGTGCTTGACGCGAAGGTGGACATCATCATGCTGGACAACTTCGACCTGGCCGATATCCCGGCAGCCATCAAGCTCATTGACGGGCGGGCGATCATCGAGGCCAGCGGCACGGTCAGCGCCGCCACCGTCGGACCTATCGCCCAGACCGGCGTTGACATCATTTCCAGCGGCGCGATCACCCACTCGGTGCGGGCCATCGACCTGGGCTTGGATATGGTTATTGCATGA
- a CDS encoding SH3 domain-containing protein, which translates to MATPIHEKKDLMRIPGRTAAVALALTMTIGTGAQATVATAANADVPKSLPSNKLNVVAAKATTKRTTANLRLRAKATTASATLAVIPKGTELTVLATSGKWSKVKYAGKTGWSSNSYLDTVASAPKTDSGTARYTTANLNLRAGAGTGYRSLGIIPQGERVTVLQTSNGWAKVRSSKGTGWSSLSYLKSAPSSSNPQKPKPESSSTTGYTTANLNLRTGAGISYRSVGVIPAGEKIKIYRYSGNWAQVSSSKGTGWVSKSYVGKAPASQSPKPEQTPSKVAYATAGVNLRSGAGTSYRVLGVVQAGEKVTVRSASNGWSKVSTKIGSGYISSKYLTTSELSTVRSDTQLVMNTVRRLFSGDYTSLYTIRPGSVGHSSGRAVDVMMANYKSASGIKAGDRIAQFLLDNRAQLGISYLIWQDKIWLSASKGWEPYSTSGKYGTQFTNNWTDTTKHMDHIHVETHGSSATGGALNYRALNG; encoded by the coding sequence GTGGCTACCCCGATTCACGAAAAGAAGGACCTGATGAGGATTCCTGGACGCACCGCCGCAGTAGCGCTGGCACTAACCATGACCATCGGCACGGGTGCTCAAGCCACGGTGGCAACCGCCGCCAATGCTGACGTTCCCAAGTCATTGCCTTCAAACAAGCTCAACGTGGTCGCTGCGAAAGCCACCACCAAGCGCACTACTGCGAACCTGCGCCTGCGTGCCAAAGCGACGACCGCCTCAGCAACCTTGGCAGTCATTCCCAAGGGCACCGAGCTCACTGTGCTGGCGACCAGCGGCAAGTGGAGCAAGGTCAAATACGCCGGCAAGACCGGCTGGTCCTCCAACTCGTACTTGGACACCGTCGCTTCGGCACCGAAGACCGATAGCGGCACCGCTCGCTACACCACCGCGAATCTTAACCTGCGCGCCGGAGCCGGAACCGGCTACCGTTCCTTGGGCATCATTCCCCAGGGCGAACGCGTTACCGTCCTGCAAACCTCGAATGGTTGGGCCAAGGTCCGCTCTTCGAAGGGCACCGGATGGTCCAGTCTGAGCTACCTCAAATCTGCACCGAGTTCCTCAAACCCCCAGAAGCCTAAGCCGGAATCGTCGAGCACCACCGGGTACACGACGGCCAACCTGAACCTTCGTACCGGGGCTGGTATCTCGTATCGTTCTGTGGGAGTGATCCCTGCGGGCGAAAAGATCAAGATCTATCGCTACTCGGGAAACTGGGCCCAGGTCTCCTCGTCCAAGGGAACCGGATGGGTCAGCAAGTCCTACGTGGGCAAGGCGCCTGCTTCGCAGTCTCCGAAGCCGGAACAGACCCCGTCCAAGGTCGCCTACGCGACCGCTGGCGTGAACCTGCGTTCCGGAGCTGGCACCAGCTACCGCGTCCTCGGCGTTGTCCAGGCAGGGGAGAAGGTCACCGTTCGCTCGGCCTCGAACGGCTGGTCCAAGGTCTCCACCAAGATCGGCAGTGGCTACATCAGCTCGAAGTACCTCACTACTTCTGAGCTGAGCACGGTCCGCAGCGATACGCAGCTGGTCATGAATACGGTGCGTCGCCTCTTCAGTGGCGACTACACCTCGCTCTACACCATCCGCCCTGGCTCGGTTGGCCACAGCTCCGGACGCGCGGTGGACGTGATGATGGCAAACTACAAGAGCGCCTCTGGCATCAAGGCTGGAGATCGCATTGCCCAGTTCCTTTTGGACAATCGTGCCCAGCTGGGGATCAGCTACCTGATTTGGCAGGATAAGATCTGGCTGTCTGCCTCCAAGGGCTGGGAGCCTTACTCTACCTCTGGCAAGTACGGCACTCAGTTCACCAACAACTGGACCGACACCACCAAGCACATGGACCACATCCACGTGGAAACCCATGGCAGTTCGGCCACCGGTGGCGCATTGAACTACCGGGCGCTGAACGGCTAG
- a CDS encoding cysteine desulfurase family protein encodes MIYMDAASTAPPRQEVLDLVTPLLTSNFGNPASLHELGHQAKRANDWARAQVASQLGVDETEIYFTSGGTEGDNTAVIGGALANPRGKVVVSSTIEHPAVLEACAYLASVHGFTHRLIPVDESGIIDLRAAKDLIDDQVALVSVMSVNNEVGTIQPIKELSELAHAAGALMHTDAVQAAGWMDLAELANHVDLLSLSGHKIGALKGSGVLYASNQCTILPLLHGGGQQGGLRSGTENPAAAVGVARALQLCTEQRQAGAGDSYGPYLIDRISKELEAVAPGLVKVTGHREERIGGIVSFVFPRTAGETVLIELERRGVLCSSGSACSAGSTDPSAVLTAMGYEEQLAHTAVRLSFTRGTKENEISQVASAVVATVKSLVA; translated from the coding sequence ATGATCTACATGGACGCGGCCTCCACCGCCCCACCCCGCCAAGAAGTACTTGACCTCGTCACCCCGCTGCTCACCAGCAACTTCGGGAACCCCGCCTCGCTGCATGAGCTGGGACACCAAGCCAAACGTGCCAACGACTGGGCGCGAGCCCAAGTCGCCAGCCAATTGGGCGTGGACGAGACGGAAATCTACTTCACCTCCGGCGGCACCGAAGGGGACAATACCGCGGTGATCGGCGGGGCCCTGGCCAATCCGCGGGGCAAAGTTGTTGTCAGCAGCACCATCGAGCACCCTGCTGTTCTCGAAGCCTGCGCCTATCTGGCCAGCGTCCATGGCTTTACGCACCGGCTGATCCCGGTCGATGAATCCGGGATTATCGATCTTCGCGCTGCCAAGGATCTGATCGATGACCAGGTCGCGCTGGTCTCGGTCATGTCGGTGAACAATGAAGTCGGCACCATTCAGCCCATCAAGGAACTGTCAGAGCTGGCCCATGCTGCCGGGGCGCTGATGCATACCGACGCGGTGCAGGCCGCCGGATGGATGGACCTGGCTGAATTGGCCAATCACGTGGATCTGTTGAGCCTATCGGGACATAAGATCGGCGCCTTGAAGGGCAGCGGCGTTCTCTACGCCAGCAACCAATGCACGATCCTTCCCCTGCTGCACGGCGGCGGCCAGCAGGGCGGACTGCGGTCGGGAACCGAAAACCCGGCCGCCGCGGTAGGCGTAGCCCGGGCGCTGCAGCTGTGCACCGAACAGCGGCAGGCCGGAGCCGGGGACAGCTATGGACCGTATCTCATCGATCGGATCAGCAAGGAGCTGGAAGCTGTGGCCCCCGGACTCGTTAAGGTGACCGGCCACCGCGAAGAACGCATTGGCGGCATAGTCTCCTTCGTCTTCCCGCGCACCGCAGGGGAAACGGTGCTCATCGAGCTCGAACGCCGCGGGGTGCTGTGCTCATCGGGCTCAGCCTGCTCGGCAGGCAGCACCGATCCCTCGGCCGTGCTCACCGCCATGGGCTATGAAGAGCAGCTCGCGCATACCGCGGTGCGGCTGTCCTTCACCCGGGGCACCAAGGAAAACGAGATCAGCCAGGTAGCCAGTGCCGTGGTGGCTACCGTGAAATCCCTGGTGGCCTGA
- a CDS encoding IclR family transcriptional regulator, protein MNEAVEESGERPSRDPAPAVTRALAILGLLAEAEGRSLSLSELARTLGIAKSSCANLCQALEDGEMIRRTSEGFGLGRRNAELGGAYSVQFNQVREFFGLISSSPTLRGELVQIAMLDGAEALYLARHEGRMPYRFGAPLGSRLPAVMSAAGNALLLSLDEEQLAQIIGKELPRRSSVDGHELTGEELRERLALAHERGFALDDGRSTSGVMGVAVPLSAWSPGDPPLALGTALPMDQADPLRIAAVGTALREVAARLENPWRQRAARG, encoded by the coding sequence GTGAATGAGGCTGTAGAAGAATCAGGCGAACGTCCAAGCCGGGATCCTGCTCCCGCGGTAACCCGTGCCTTGGCAATCCTTGGCCTGCTTGCGGAAGCCGAAGGGCGTTCGCTGTCCCTGAGCGAGCTGGCGCGCACCTTGGGCATCGCCAAATCCTCGTGCGCAAATCTGTGCCAAGCGCTGGAAGATGGCGAGATGATTCGCCGCACCAGTGAGGGGTTCGGGCTGGGCCGCCGAAACGCTGAACTTGGGGGAGCATACTCCGTGCAGTTCAACCAGGTGCGTGAATTCTTCGGGCTCATTTCCTCATCGCCGACACTGCGTGGAGAGCTGGTGCAGATCGCCATGCTTGATGGCGCGGAGGCACTCTACTTGGCCCGGCATGAAGGCCGCATGCCCTACCGCTTTGGCGCACCCCTGGGCTCGCGACTTCCCGCGGTCATGAGTGCTGCAGGCAACGCCCTGTTGCTTTCGCTCGATGAAGAGCAGCTGGCGCAGATTATTGGGAAAGAACTGCCTCGGCGCAGCAGCGTCGATGGCCATGAGCTCACTGGTGAGGAACTGCGCGAAAGACTGGCGCTTGCTCACGAGCGCGGCTTCGCTCTAGATGATGGCCGGTCGACCAGCGGAGTAATGGGCGTGGCCGTGCCTCTGTCTGCTTGGTCGCCTGGTGATCCTCCGTTGGCCCTTGGGACGGCGTTGCCGATGGATCAGGCTGACCCGCTGCGAATTGCCGCGGTGGGCACGGCGCTGCGAGAAGTTGCCGCCCGGCTGGAAAACCCGTGGAGGCAACGAGCCGCACGTGGTTAA
- a CDS encoding D-alanyl-D-alanine carboxypeptidase family protein — MKQPRALKVPLAATISAALMATLLPLAPANAAPTATSTTEIAQTVSVDSAVQIAAKKIQRNPSKTDVFVNKKYPLSPKKYAPKTVAVKGTNVRLKSSAATAYSKMVKAAAKDGVHIRAVSGYRSYARQAELYNYYTRIYGQSYASKISAVPGTSEHQTGLAIDVGNRNSECGLQACFANTPVGKWVAKNAHKYGFILRYPKGQESVTGYSYEPWHFRYLGTSLAKSYKNSGAKTLEAYYGVAGSKSKDTSTKKSKGTAKTTANLNMRSGAGTNNRVLLTIPRGKSVQLTGSKKSGWYEVRYSSKTGWVSGKYLSNVSMPSTPKKKESSKDNKSKSTQAKSAKTTANLNMRAGVGTGHRVVLTIPRGKQVTITGSKKSGWYPVKYSGKSGWVSGQYLNNFSNSAPKSNSQKQKSSPKSSTKKTVANLNMRSGAGTNHRVVLTIPKGKKVTLTGSKKSGWYEVKYSSKTGWVSGKYLR, encoded by the coding sequence ATGAAACAGCCGCGTGCCCTGAAAGTCCCACTCGCTGCAACAATCTCGGCAGCGCTCATGGCGACCTTATTGCCGCTGGCCCCTGCCAATGCGGCACCAACGGCGACTTCAACGACCGAGATTGCGCAGACGGTGTCGGTGGATTCTGCAGTGCAGATTGCCGCGAAGAAGATTCAGCGCAATCCGAGCAAGACAGATGTCTTCGTCAACAAGAAGTACCCACTGAGCCCCAAAAAGTACGCTCCCAAAACCGTGGCAGTTAAAGGCACCAATGTCCGACTGAAGTCCTCGGCGGCGACGGCCTACTCCAAAATGGTCAAGGCAGCGGCCAAGGATGGCGTCCACATTCGAGCCGTCAGCGGTTACCGCTCCTATGCTCGCCAAGCCGAGCTGTACAACTACTACACCCGGATTTACGGGCAGAGCTACGCGTCCAAGATCTCGGCGGTGCCAGGTACCAGCGAACACCAAACCGGGTTGGCCATCGATGTTGGCAATCGAAATAGCGAGTGTGGCCTCCAAGCCTGCTTCGCCAACACGCCCGTAGGCAAGTGGGTGGCCAAGAACGCACACAAGTATGGCTTCATTCTCCGTTACCCTAAGGGCCAGGAGTCGGTGACCGGTTACTCCTACGAGCCATGGCACTTCCGCTACTTGGGCACTTCGCTGGCCAAGAGCTACAAGAACTCAGGCGCCAAGACGCTTGAAGCCTACTACGGCGTCGCAGGTAGCAAGTCCAAGGATACTTCGACCAAGAAATCCAAGGGCACCGCGAAGACCACCGCCAACTTGAATATGCGCTCGGGTGCCGGAACGAACAATCGTGTCCTGTTGACCATCCCACGCGGCAAGAGCGTTCAGCTCACCGGTTCCAAGAAGTCCGGTTGGTACGAAGTTCGCTACAGCTCCAAGACCGGTTGGGTTTCTGGCAAGTACTTGAGCAATGTTTCGATGCCTTCTACACCAAAGAAGAAGGAATCATCCAAGGACAACAAGTCCAAGAGCACTCAAGCCAAGTCTGCTAAGACCACCGCGAATCTCAACATGCGCGCTGGCGTGGGCACGGGCCATCGAGTGGTCTTGACGATTCCACGTGGCAAGCAGGTAACGATCACCGGCTCAAAGAAGTCCGGTTGGTATCCAGTGAAGTACTCGGGCAAGTCGGGCTGGGTATCCGGCCAGTACCTGAACAACTTCTCGAATTCCGCGCCAAAGTCCAATAGCCAGAAGCAGAAGTCCAGCCCTAAGTCTTCTACTAAAAAGACTGTCGCTAATCTGAATATGCGCAGCGGTGCAGGAACCAACCACCGTGTGGTCCTCACCATCCCCAAGGGCAAAAAGGTGACTTTGACCGGCTCGAAGAAGTCGGGTTGGTACGAGGTCAAGTACTCCTCGAAGACCGGCTGGGTCTCAGGCAAGTACCTACGCTAG
- a CDS encoding NAD(P)-dependent oxidoreductase: protein MNVPAPNHTPNVGVIGLGAMGRPMARLLAQHHGVVTVTSSRPENDVLQDLRAQLPEGSGASRIQWAATATQLAAACDEILLMLPDLPQIIECLESEDGLLAGLDQRSSDAAPLLLMIGSTCSAPGVRQLADDLAARFGERIAVVDAPVSGGEDGAKQGSLSIMLGGSGELCERAATALAPCGTPVRLGELGAGQVAKACNQLVVSATIFALGEASVLAERSGLDLQEMWNLLGHGYAASRLLESRQDRLVSGDDSPSGAIKYMRKDLAGANEIAESTGTNTVLLPQLRQAIDEVIEAGLGERDISVTKRFIAGR, encoded by the coding sequence ATGAATGTACCAGCCCCGAACCACACGCCCAACGTTGGAGTCATCGGACTCGGAGCCATGGGCCGCCCGATGGCGCGGCTGCTCGCACAGCATCACGGCGTTGTCACCGTAACCTCAAGCCGCCCCGAAAACGACGTGCTGCAAGACCTCCGCGCCCAATTGCCTGAAGGCAGCGGCGCATCACGAATCCAGTGGGCCGCCACTGCAACCCAGCTGGCAGCGGCTTGCGACGAAATCCTGCTGATGCTTCCAGATCTTCCGCAGATCATCGAATGCCTGGAATCCGAAGACGGGCTACTAGCCGGACTGGACCAGCGATCCTCTGATGCCGCCCCGCTTCTGCTGATGATCGGCTCTACCTGCTCGGCACCCGGGGTGCGCCAGCTGGCCGATGACCTCGCTGCACGTTTCGGCGAGCGCATCGCCGTAGTCGACGCTCCGGTTTCCGGCGGCGAGGACGGCGCCAAGCAAGGATCACTGTCGATCATGCTCGGTGGTTCAGGTGAACTCTGCGAACGAGCCGCCACAGCACTGGCGCCCTGCGGCACCCCGGTTCGCCTCGGAGAGCTAGGAGCCGGACAGGTAGCCAAAGCCTGCAACCAGCTGGTCGTCAGTGCAACGATCTTCGCGCTGGGCGAGGCATCGGTACTTGCCGAACGATCCGGGCTGGACCTCCAGGAAATGTGGAACCTGCTGGGGCACGGTTACGCCGCCTCGCGGCTGCTTGAAAGCCGCCAAGATCGATTGGTCAGCGGGGATGATTCACCTTCCGGAGCCATCAAGTACATGCGCAAGGACTTGGCAGGGGCCAACGAGATCGCGGAGTCCACCGGAACCAATACCGTCTTGCTCCCCCAGTTGCGCCAGGCCATCGATGAGGTCATCGAAGCGGGGCTCGGCGAGAGGGACATTTCGGTGACCAAGCGGTTTATCGCTGGTCGCTAG
- a CDS encoding MFS transporter, whose amino-acid sequence MNSSPAGAQSSGGSALDADYAKNLQRATLASSIGSALEYFDFALYGLATALIFNVLFFPQGDPAMATVAAFATFGVGFVARPFGGMFFGMLGDKLGRKIVLIITIMLMGGASTLIGVLPTYQMAGIWSPILLVLLRLLQGFGAGAEQAGATVLMAEYSPTARRGFFSALPFVGIQAGTLLAAVVFSLLTMLPEEALMSWGWRVPFLASFLLIILAVLIRAKLEETPTFVEMEKREQVSEHPMRELFRNGFPGVLVGIGLRMAENGGSYMFQGLALSFFVTVVGPEADKGLLTWGVTIGSLIGVFSVPFAGALSDRFGRRIVYRAGAIFMLVYSLPAWWALTLGSHAVAIAVIAIGIGFGVATMLGPQCAMLPELFGSRHRYLGVAMAREISAVLAGGLAGVLGAYLIAITDGSWLVLGLYMAVLSAITVGSTFLVPETLRRDLTRTDDAVKISSVEAGDDVWLKGSQGIGASAVSARTSFTVDRDTVTADER is encoded by the coding sequence ATGAATTCATCGCCAGCAGGAGCCCAAAGCTCCGGCGGTTCGGCGCTCGACGCCGACTACGCAAAGAACCTGCAGCGCGCCACCTTGGCATCAAGCATCGGCAGTGCCCTCGAATACTTCGACTTCGCGCTGTACGGTCTCGCTACGGCGTTGATCTTCAACGTGCTCTTCTTCCCGCAAGGGGATCCAGCCATGGCCACGGTGGCAGCATTCGCCACCTTTGGCGTGGGCTTTGTGGCTCGTCCCTTTGGCGGAATGTTCTTCGGCATGCTGGGCGACAAGCTGGGTCGAAAGATCGTCCTGATCATCACCATCATGCTGATGGGTGGCGCTTCCACCTTGATCGGCGTGCTGCCGACCTACCAGATGGCTGGCATCTGGTCGCCAATCCTCCTGGTGCTGTTGCGATTGCTACAGGGCTTCGGCGCAGGCGCAGAACAGGCCGGCGCAACCGTCCTGATGGCCGAGTACTCGCCGACCGCACGTCGTGGTTTCTTCTCGGCGCTGCCATTTGTCGGAATTCAGGCCGGAACTCTGCTAGCCGCGGTAGTCTTCTCGCTGCTGACCATGTTGCCTGAGGAAGCACTGATGTCATGGGGCTGGCGCGTGCCCTTCCTGGCATCCTTCCTGCTGATCATCTTGGCGGTTCTGATCCGCGCGAAGTTGGAAGAGACCCCGACCTTCGTGGAGATGGAAAAACGTGAACAGGTTTCCGAGCACCCGATGCGCGAACTGTTCCGCAATGGCTTCCCGGGCGTGCTGGTGGGTATTGGACTGCGCATGGCTGAAAACGGCGGCTCCTACATGTTCCAGGGCCTGGCACTGAGCTTCTTTGTCACTGTAGTCGGTCCGGAAGCCGACAAGGGTCTGCTGACCTGGGGTGTGACCATCGGCTCGCTGATCGGCGTATTCTCGGTGCCGTTCGCCGGAGCACTCTCGGACCGCTTTGGCCGCCGAATCGTCTACCGTGCAGGCGCCATCTTCATGCTCGTGTACTCGCTGCCAGCGTGGTGGGCACTGACCCTGGGCAGCCACGCAGTGGCCATCGCGGTCATCGCGATCGGCATTGGCTTTGGTGTTGCCACCATGCTTGGCCCACAGTGCGCCATGCTTCCTGAGCTCTTCGGCAGCCGTCACCGTTACCTTGGTGTAGCCATGGCACGCGAAATCTCCGCCGTGCTCGCAGGCGGTCTCGCCGGCGTCCTGGGTGCCTACCTGATTGCAATCACCGATGGCAGCTGGCTGGTGCTGGGCCTGTACATGGCAGTGCTTTCCGCCATCACCGTGGGCTCGACCTTCCTGGTACCTGAGACCCTGCGTCGTGACCTGACCCGTACTGACGATGCGGTGAAGATTTCCTCGGTAGAGGCAGGCGACGATGTCTGGCTCAAGGGGAGCCAAGGCATAGGAGCTTCGGCGGTCTCCGCCCGCACCTCATTCACGGTGGACCGCGATACGGTGACCGCTGACGAGCGGTAA